A section of the Capra hircus breed San Clemente chromosome 23, ASM170441v1, whole genome shotgun sequence genome encodes:
- the LOC102183280 gene encoding histone H2B type 1, which produces MPEPAKSAPAPKKGSKKAVTKAQKKDGKKRKRSRKESYSVYVYKVLKQVHPDTGISSKAMGIMNSFVNDIFERIAGEASRLAHYNKRSTITSREIQTAVRLLLPGELAKHAVSEGTKAVTKYTSSK; this is translated from the coding sequence ATGCCTGAACCGGCTAAATCTGCTCCTGCTCCCAAGAAGGGGTCTAAGAAGGCAGTAACCAAGGCGCAGAAAAAAGACGGCAAGAAGCGTAAGCGCAGCCGCAAGGAGAGCTACTCCGTGTACGTGTACAAGGTGCTGAAGCAGGTCCACCCGGACACTGGAATCTCCTCCAAGGCCATGGGCATCATGAACTCCTTCGTGAACGATATATTTGAGCGCATCGCAGGCGAGGCATCGCGTCTGGCGCATTATAACAAGCGCTCGACCATCACATCCAGGGAGATCCAGACCGCCGTGCGCCTTCTGTTGCCTGGGGAGCTGGCCAAGCACGCCGTGTCCGAGGGCACCAAGGCTGTCACCAAATACACCAGCTCTAAGTAA